A window from Methanobacterium sp. encodes these proteins:
- the mcrG gene encoding coenzyme-B sulfoethylthiotransferase subunit gamma: MSYKAQYSPGETKIAQNRRNHMDPDFELKKIREIADEDIVKILGHRNPGEGYKSVHPPLEEMDFEEDMMKELVEPIPGAKEGNRTRYVQFTDSMYNAPAQPYDRARTYMWRFRGVDTGTLSGRQVIEIRELDLEKISKTLIETELFDPAKTGIRGATVHGHSLRLDENGLMFDALQRYVYNEETDQISYIKDQVGRPLDEPVNMGEALDEEHLKEITTIYRSDNISMRDDKEAIDVVEIIHTARTDGGFGLEVFKNDLKRKLGE; encoded by the coding sequence ATGTCTTATAAAGCTCAATACTCTCCTGGAGAAACAAAAATTGCTCAAAACCGTAGGAATCATATGGATCCTGATTTTGAACTTAAAAAAATCAGGGAAATTGCTGATGAAGATATAGTTAAAATTTTAGGTCACAGAAACCCTGGAGAAGGTTATAAAAGTGTTCATCCTCCTCTTGAAGAGATGGATTTTGAAGAAGATATGATGAAAGAACTTGTAGAGCCTATTCCTGGTGCAAAGGAAGGTAACAGAACCAGATATGTTCAGTTTACAGATTCAATGTACAATGCACCTGCACAGCCTTATGATAGGGCCAGAACATATATGTGGAGGTTTAGAGGAGTAGATACTGGAACATTATCTGGAAGACAGGTTATAGAAATCAGAGAACTTGATTTAGAAAAAATATCAAAAACATTGATTGAAACTGAACTCTTTGACCCTGCAAAAACAGGTATAAGGGGTGCAACTGTTCATGGACACTCATTAAGACTGGATGAAAACGGATTGATGTTTGACGCCCTCCAGAGATATGTGTACAACGAAGAAACTGACCAGATATCCTATATAAAGGATCAGGTTGGAAGGCCTTTAGATGAGCCTGTAAACATGGGTGAGGCTTTAGATGAAGAACATCTCAAGGAAATAACCACAATCTACAGAAGCGACAACATCAGCATGCGTGATGATAAAGAAGCGATTGATGTAGTTGAAATAATTCATACTGCAAGAACAGATGGTGGATTCGGATTAGAAGTTTTCAAAAATGATTTAAAGCGTAAATTAGGTGAATAA
- the mcrD gene encoding methyl-coenzyme M reductase operon protein D: MKEIKAVDVKIFPYRRLKPETTAKILNGVIEFKGILRILVNGDSIPKIVGYGPAKGIQVNHEDRKVIKVKEDYFELFVSVGELIITVKYEKLDSFLEKLQSLLNDVLSFEYDVFVGIFTKTNITVSDYLKLGLGLDENIDPRLIGMVDPKAKSHETVKLIGD; this comes from the coding sequence ATGAAAGAAATTAAAGCTGTTGATGTGAAAATTTTCCCTTACAGACGTTTAAAGCCAGAAACAACTGCAAAAATACTTAATGGTGTCATTGAATTTAAGGGAATTTTAAGAATTCTTGTAAATGGAGATTCCATACCTAAAATTGTAGGATACGGCCCTGCAAAAGGGATTCAAGTTAATCATGAGGATAGAAAGGTTATCAAAGTAAAAGAAGATTATTTCGAACTTTTCGTATCAGTTGGAGAATTAATAATAACTGTAAAGTATGAAAAACTTGATTCATTCCTTGAAAAATTGCAAAGTCTATTAAATGATGTTTTAAGCTTTGAATATGATGTTTTTGTGGGTATTTTTACAAAAACAAATATTACTGTTTCAGATTATTTAAAATTAGGTTTGGGACTTGATGAAAACATTGATCCTCGCCTCATAGGGATGGTGGATCCAAAAGCAAAGTCCCATGAAACTGTAAAATTAATAGGTGATTAA
- the mcrA gene encoding coenzyme-B sulfoethylthiotransferase subunit alpha, which produces MEKDKKLFLKALKSKFNEDPDKQHTDYYCFGGWEQSPRKKEFNEHAEKLVEERGGLPFYNPDIGVPLGQRKLMAYKVSGTDTYVEGDDLHFCNNSAIQQLSDDIKRTIIVGMDTGHAVLEKRLGVEVTPETINEYMHTINHALPGGAVVQEHMVEVHPGLVGDCYAKIFTGDDSLADELDKRFLIDINKEFPEEQAEMLKSYIGAKTYQISRVPTMVVRTCDGGTVSRWSAMQIGMSFISAYKLCAGEAAIADFSYAAKHADVIEMGTFLPARRARGPNEPGGIPFGVLADMVQTSRVSEDPAEITLEVIAAAAAIYDQIWLGSYMSGGVGFTQYATAAYTDDILDDFVYYGIEYVEEKYGICGAKADMNVVKDISTEVTLYAMEQYEIPTLLEDHFGGSQRAAVASAAAGCSAAFATGNSNAGINGWYLSQILHKEVHSRLGFYGYDLQDQCGASNSLSVRSDEGLIHELRGPNYPNYAMNVGHQPEYAGIAQAPHAARGDAFCVNPLIKIAFADKNLAFDFEKPRKSIAKGALREFMPGGERGLINPAG; this is translated from the coding sequence ATGGAAAAAGATAAAAAGTTATTTTTAAAAGCTTTAAAAAGTAAATTTAATGAGGACCCTGACAAACAGCACACTGACTACTACTGCTTTGGAGGTTGGGAACAATCCCCTCGTAAAAAAGAATTCAATGAACACGCTGAAAAGCTCGTAGAAGAAAGAGGAGGGCTTCCATTTTATAATCCAGATATAGGGGTTCCTTTAGGTCAGAGAAAATTGATGGCATATAAAGTTTCTGGAACAGATACCTATGTAGAAGGAGATGATCTTCATTTCTGTAACAACAGTGCTATTCAGCAGCTTTCAGATGATATTAAAAGGACAATTATCGTGGGTATGGATACAGGTCACGCAGTACTTGAAAAGCGTTTAGGTGTGGAAGTAACTCCAGAAACAATAAACGAGTACATGCACACAATAAACCATGCACTTCCTGGAGGGGCCGTAGTTCAAGAACACATGGTAGAAGTTCATCCAGGTCTTGTAGGCGACTGTTATGCTAAAATATTCACAGGAGACGACAGTCTTGCTGATGAACTGGATAAAAGATTCCTTATTGACATAAACAAGGAATTCCCAGAAGAACAGGCTGAAATGCTTAAAAGCTACATCGGCGCAAAAACCTACCAGATAAGCAGAGTTCCAACAATGGTTGTAAGGACCTGTGATGGTGGAACAGTGTCAAGATGGTCTGCAATGCAGATAGGGATGAGCTTTATTTCGGCATACAAACTATGTGCTGGAGAAGCAGCAATAGCTGACTTTTCATACGCTGCAAAACATGCAGATGTAATTGAAATGGGGACTTTTTTACCAGCAAGAAGAGCAAGAGGGCCAAACGAACCTGGAGGAATCCCGTTTGGAGTTTTAGCAGACATGGTTCAAACATCAAGAGTATCAGAGGACCCTGCAGAAATAACGCTTGAAGTTATCGCCGCTGCAGCAGCAATATACGACCAGATATGGCTTGGTTCATACATGTCTGGTGGTGTAGGATTCACACAGTACGCTACAGCAGCTTACACTGATGACATACTTGACGATTTCGTATACTATGGTATAGAATACGTGGAAGAAAAATATGGGATATGTGGTGCAAAAGCAGACATGAATGTTGTTAAAGACATATCAACTGAAGTAACACTCTATGCAATGGAACAGTATGAAATTCCAACACTCTTAGAAGATCATTTTGGGGGATCACAAAGAGCAGCAGTAGCTTCTGCAGCAGCAGGATGTTCAGCTGCATTTGCAACTGGAAACTCAAACGCTGGAATTAATGGATGGTATCTAAGCCAGATACTCCACAAAGAAGTTCACAGCAGACTTGGATTCTATGGTTACGACCTGCAGGATCAGTGCGGAGCTTCAAACTCACTTTCAGTAAGGAGTGATGAAGGTTTAATCCATGAGTTAAGAGGCCCTAACTACCCTAACTATGCAATGAACGTAGGTCACCAGCCAGAATATGCAGGAATAGCTCAGGCACCTCACGCTGCAAGGGGAGATGCTTTCTGTGTCAATCCTTTAATAAAAATAGCATTTGCTGATAAAAACCTGGCATTCGACTTTGAAAAGCCAAGAAAATCCATCGCCAAAGGTGCACTCCGAGAATTCATGCCTGGTGGAGAAAGAGGCCTAATTAACCCTGCAGGTTAA
- a CDS encoding TetR/AcrR family transcriptional regulator has product MSIVARREREKKKRRHDIINAAEKLFFFRGYDNVSMNDIALEVELSKATLYLYFQNKESLFFAIVLRGTRILNSMIREAVEKEDKGIDRVVAFRKAYYEFTRQYPDYIQIYNYFQSGRFNLASENKRTETQADVSIPFVSECAMEILKLRKERFLILCNSVQKGIDDGTIRQDLDPVEVAVLLSAISKSLSHMPPDHEKVLESRGITPEKYFMDVGEMIQHMIMNRNVY; this is encoded by the coding sequence ATGTCCATCGTAGCAAGAAGAGAAAGAGAAAAAAAGAAGCGGCGACATGATATTATCAATGCTGCAGAGAAACTATTCTTTTTTAGAGGTTATGATAATGTTTCTATGAATGACATAGCTCTGGAAGTTGAGTTATCCAAGGCAACTTTGTATTTATACTTCCAAAACAAAGAGTCATTGTTTTTTGCTATAGTACTTAGGGGCACCAGAATTTTGAATTCTATGATTAGAGAAGCTGTAGAAAAAGAGGATAAAGGTATTGACAGGGTGGTTGCATTTAGAAAGGCATATTATGAGTTCACCAGGCAATATCCAGATTATATCCAGATTTATAATTATTTCCAGTCAGGAAGGTTCAACCTGGCCAGTGAAAATAAACGAACTGAAACCCAGGCAGATGTTTCTATACCTTTTGTAAGCGAGTGTGCAATGGAGATACTTAAATTACGTAAAGAAAGGTTCTTAATTCTCTGTAATTCTGTTCAAAAAGGCATAGATGATGGAACAATCCGTCAGGATCTGGATCCTGTTGAAGTCGCTGTTTTACTTTCAGCAATCTCTAAAAGTTTATCACACATGCCTCCTGATCATGAAAAAGTACTTGAAAGCCGTGGAATTACTCCTGAAAAGTATTTTATGGATGTTGGTGAGATGATACAACATATGATAATGAACAGAAATGTTTATTGA
- a CDS encoding FKBP-type peptidyl-prolyl cis-trans isomerase, translating into MAVKEGDFIRLNYTGKVQETGEIFDTTSEEIAEEAGLKTENKVFGAIPIAVGVGHVLKGLDNGLVGMEVGEKKTVEVAPEDGFGLRDPKLLKLIPMREFQKQKMKPQVGMTITMEGQPGKIRSISGGRVTVDFNHEFAGKTLVYDVEVEKIIEEDLEKVYGIIELQYPNPNMKPEDHEVKIEEDKVMIYLSEMAKFDNKVTYAKFRIARDIWDNMGINRVEFVDVFEKKANTEEKEEAEE; encoded by the coding sequence ATGGCAGTAAAAGAAGGAGATTTTATAAGGCTTAACTACACTGGAAAGGTACAGGAAACAGGAGAAATTTTTGACACAACAAGTGAAGAAATTGCAGAAGAAGCAGGTCTTAAAACTGAAAATAAGGTTTTTGGTGCAATACCAATAGCCGTAGGAGTAGGCCATGTCTTGAAAGGTCTTGATAATGGCCTTGTTGGAATGGAAGTAGGTGAGAAGAAGACAGTTGAAGTTGCTCCAGAAGACGGTTTTGGTTTAAGAGACCCTAAGCTATTAAAGCTCATACCAATGCGTGAATTCCAGAAACAGAAGATGAAGCCTCAGGTAGGAATGACCATAACCATGGAAGGTCAGCCTGGTAAAATAAGGAGCATCAGTGGTGGAAGAGTAACAGTGGACTTTAACCATGAATTTGCAGGTAAAACACTTGTTTATGACGTTGAAGTTGAAAAAATAATCGAAGAAGACCTGGAAAAAGTCTATGGAATCATAGAACTCCAGTACCCTAACCCGAATATGAAACCAGAAGACCATGAAGTGAAAATAGAAGAGGATAAAGTGATGATATATCTTAGTGAAATGGCTAAATTCGATAATAAGGTTACCTATGCTAAATTCAGAATTGCAAGGGATATCTGGGACAATATGGGTATAAACAGAGTTGAATTTGTGGATGTCTTTGAAAAGAAAGCCAATACAGAAGAAAAAGAAGAAGCAGAAGAATAA
- the mcrB gene encoding coenzyme-B sulfoethylthiotransferase subunit beta, giving the protein MPTYEDKIDLYGVNGKLLEENIPLEAVSPMLNPTIEKIVHEVKRSVAVNLSGIETALEKAAFGGKSNFVPGRELKLPLVENVDVISQKVRKMIQVDEEDDFNIKLINGGSQMLVQMPSQRMKMAADYTVSTLVAGGAVIQAIIDTFDVDKFDAPAVKTAVLGRYPQSVDFMGANITALLGPPVMLEGLGYGLRNIMANHVVAITKKNTLNAVALSSILEHTSMFETGDALGAFERYHLLGMAYQGLNANNLVFDLVKANAKGTVGTVIASLVERALDDGVIKAVKTMPSGYKVYEPNDWALWNAYAASGLIASVIVNIGASRAAQGIASTILYYNDILEYETSLPGVDYGRVEGTGVGMSFFSHSIYGGGGPGTFHGNHVVTRHSKGFAVPCSAAAMCLDAGTQMFSVEATSGLVGTVYGDIDYFKEPIKYVADGAREIKDKV; this is encoded by the coding sequence ATGCCAACGTATGAAGACAAAATAGACCTGTATGGGGTTAATGGAAAGCTTTTAGAAGAAAATATCCCTTTAGAAGCAGTAAGTCCCATGTTAAATCCTACAATCGAAAAGATAGTGCATGAAGTAAAACGTTCAGTTGCTGTTAACTTATCAGGGATAGAAACTGCCCTTGAAAAGGCAGCTTTCGGTGGAAAATCAAATTTTGTTCCTGGAAGGGAATTAAAATTACCATTAGTTGAAAATGTGGATGTGATATCCCAAAAAGTTAGAAAAATGATTCAGGTAGATGAAGAAGACGACTTCAACATAAAACTCATTAATGGCGGCAGCCAGATGCTGGTGCAGATGCCCTCACAGAGAATGAAAATGGCTGCAGACTACACAGTTTCAACATTAGTTGCTGGAGGAGCAGTTATTCAAGCAATCATAGACACATTTGACGTGGACAAATTTGACGCACCTGCAGTTAAAACAGCAGTTTTAGGACGTTATCCTCAAAGTGTGGACTTTATGGGTGCAAACATTACAGCACTTCTTGGACCTCCAGTAATGCTCGAAGGACTTGGATACGGTCTTAGAAACATAATGGCAAACCATGTTGTTGCGATCACAAAGAAAAACACTCTAAATGCGGTAGCTTTATCTTCAATTTTAGAACACACGTCAATGTTTGAAACAGGGGATGCTTTAGGTGCTTTTGAAAGATACCACCTTTTAGGAATGGCATACCAGGGTTTAAATGCTAACAATCTGGTATTTGATCTTGTAAAAGCTAATGCAAAAGGAACAGTTGGTACTGTAATCGCGTCACTGGTTGAAAGAGCTTTAGACGATGGAGTTATTAAAGCAGTGAAAACCATGCCTTCAGGATACAAAGTATACGAACCTAATGACTGGGCTTTATGGAATGCTTATGCTGCATCTGGACTAATAGCATCTGTAATAGTTAATATTGGTGCATCCAGAGCAGCTCAGGGAATTGCTTCCACAATCCTTTACTACAATGACATACTGGAATACGAAACCAGCCTTCCTGGCGTTGATTACGGACGTGTAGAAGGAACAGGTGTAGGTATGAGTTTCTTCTCCCACTCTATATATGGTGGTGGAGGTCCTGGAACTTTCCACGGAAACCACGTAGTTACAAGACACAGTAAAGGTTTTGCAGTACCGTGTTCTGCTGCAGCAATGTGTCTGGATGCTGGAACTCAAATGTTTTCAGTAGAAGCTACATCTGGACTTGTAGGTACAGTTTATGGGGACATAGACTATTTCAAAGAACCAATCAAGTACGTTGCAGATGGAGCCAGAGAAATAAAGGATAAAGTATAA
- a CDS encoding energy-coupling factor ABC transporter permease, whose amino-acid sequence MHLPDGLIPLWQSVIYWILAIIVLALYLFKLSKSEEKEKITINTAILAAVTIAVSSLSIPSPFGVPLHLFVIPLVVILLGPLSGVAVAFLCLVVQFFLLGFGGITTLGANTLSIGVALSFSTYIFYKLLSGLDERMSIFSGTLMGIVIAALAQVVIIMVAGAGTLEMLMAALIPFYLFIGVIEGVSNVFIISFISKVKPELLKTEKI is encoded by the coding sequence TTGCACTTACCTGATGGACTTATACCTTTATGGCAGTCAGTAATTTACTGGATCTTAGCCATTATTGTACTGGCGTTATATCTATTTAAACTTTCTAAAAGCGAAGAAAAAGAGAAAATAACCATTAACACAGCGATTCTTGCTGCAGTAACAATCGCAGTGTCTTCGTTATCCATACCATCACCCTTTGGGGTTCCTCTACATCTTTTTGTAATACCTCTTGTGGTTATTCTGCTTGGTCCTCTAAGCGGTGTTGCAGTGGCTTTTCTATGTCTTGTTGTGCAGTTTTTCCTTTTAGGATTTGGAGGGATAACCACATTAGGAGCAAACACGCTATCTATTGGAGTTGCGCTAAGTTTTTCAACATATATATTCTATAAACTACTTTCAGGGCTTGATGAACGCATGAGTATTTTTTCAGGTACTTTAATGGGAATAGTAATTGCTGCTTTAGCTCAGGTTGTGATAATAATGGTAGCAGGAGCAGGAACTTTAGAAATGTTAATGGCAGCACTAATACCATTCTACCTGTTTATTGGTGTGATTGAAGGGGTCAGCAATGTATTTATAATTTCTTTTATATCTAAAGTGAAACCAGAACTTTTAAAAACAGAGAAAATATAA